TTGATTTAGCTTTAAATTCAAACAAAGATGTTTTATTCTGGTCTACCATAACCACTTATTATTTTTGGAGTATTTTGTTTTTTATTATTCGAATCACACATATATTGTCTGCAGATTATACAATTATATCAATTACACTTTTTGCCATAATATTTATTATGTTTTTCTTGGCATTTTGTCTTGTTTATCGAATACAAAAACGGATGGAATCAGCACATTAAAAGAGCCTGAGGTGCAGTGCATGGGTAGAGGCGTTTGGGTCGGTGGTTCGGGCGTTATTGAACGAGGCGGGTTGTAGCGGGGGCATGGCGTGTTGGGGTATGCTGGGTGGAAGCGGTTGGCTTCGGCTGGCGCAGCAGAATGCGACGTGTGAGCTCAACAGCATGCCGCAGATTGGAGATTATCGGACCGAGGAAGGAGTGCTTGTGGCATTTGCAAAGGGTGTATTGGAGGGGTGTGGGATAGGAGGGTTATTCGGGGGTGTCGCCGGCTGTGTAGTAGGAGTACCTTACGGTGTGGTTGCATCCCTGATAATCTGGCTATTAGAAACAAAAAATGATTACAAAGTAGATCTCACCCGTTGGTGCCAACAGAATTATACAAATTGTCAGAATAATGAGTATTATTTAAGAGTTTGTGCCGAATTGATTGATGTGGAATGAAAGGTATGTGGCCCGAATGAATAGCATGATGTCCCAGATTAAGAGAAAACCTGCATTGCGGGTTATCTTTACGTGGATGGGAATGGTAATTTTTCTTCTCATCACCAGGTTTGTTTTTCATTATTATGATAGATCTGTTAGATTCTATGACATTATGTTTTCAGCTATCAATACTTCAACTTTTGTTGTTATAGGTGTGATGGCTTTGAAATCGTATCTGGAATTACTTGGAAAGCAGAAATCAAAGAATAAGCATGTTTATTTCTTTTTTGCGACCGTTTTATCATTAATAGCCTTTCTTAGGCTAATATTTAATGATCTGGACAACATATTGTCTGTTATAAACGATAAAACAGATTTTATCATTATTGCTTTTGGGATTGCAAGTATATTCATCATATCGTATGTATGGATCTATTATATGTGGAAAGTAGGATGTAAAAAAACAAAGCGCCATCATCCATTTTTTCCTGATATTGAAGCAGGTGATTCGTCACCGTCAGGATAGATCGAAAAAATGGCGCCTCATAATCTCAGAGGAGAAAGAGCCGAGACGGCCTGTCCTTTCTGAAGGCGGGGTTGCTCCTGATCCCACCGGTCGATGATCCGAAGGGGGGGCGGTGGCGCTCACCGGCTGGCCTTGTTCGGTGATCGGGTGGGCGGTGTCGGGGCGGCGGCCTGCGGGATTATGGGTACGGGTAACGCCGCTGGGCAGCATGCAACGTGTTGCGCAGGAGCAGCGCAATCGTCATCGGGCCTACGCCGCCGGGCACTGGCGTAATCCAGCTCGCTTTGTCTGCGACGGCCTCGAAGTCCACGTCGCCCACCAGGCGGTAGCCACGGGGATGCCCGGGATCGTCTACCCGGTTGATGCCCACGTCGATGACAACGGCCCCTTCGCGCACCATGTCGGCCGTAATATAGCGGGGGCGTCCGATGGCGGCGACCAGAATGTCGGCCGCCCGGGTGAGCGCGGCCAGGTTGCGTGTGCGGCTGTGGCAGACCGTAACGGTGGCATCGATCCCGCGATGCAAGAGCAGGGCGGCCAGCGGACGCCCTACAATGTTGGAGCGGCCCACCACGACAGCGTGTTTGCCGGTGGTTTCGATCCCGCTGCGCCGGAGCAGCTCCAGAATGCCGGCCGGTGTGGCGGGCACAAAACCGGGCTCCCCCAGCAGCAGGCGGCCGGCATTGACCGGGTGAAAGCCATCCACGTCCTTGTCGGGACGGATCGCGTTCAGCACGCGGCTGGGGTTAATGTGGTCGGGCAGGGGAAGCTGCACCAGAATGCCGTCCACGTTCTCGTCGGCGTTCAGGCGCGCGATTTCGGCCAGGAGGGCTGCTTCAGAGATCGACGGGTCGAAGTGGAGCGTATCGCTGGCAATGCCTACTTCAGCCGCCGCTCTGGTCTTGCCGCGTACGTAAGAGGCCGAGGCCGGATTGTCGCCCACCAGGATGACGGCCAGATAGGGCGGGCGATGGCCGGCCTGCACCCATGCCTCAACCGCTGCCTTTACTTCGGCGCGCACCTGGGCGGCAATTGCTCTGCCGTCGATAATCTGGGCCACGATACCTGCGGTTCGTTTCGCTGGATGAAATCCGGTCGCTATAAACTACGGAACAGGCCGGGTCATAAGCATGCGAAACCTTCAGGAAATGCAAAAAAGCGCCAGCAGACTTGACCTTGAAATAGATCGGTCGATAACTTTGACACAACAACAAAAGGTAACCCATTCACCTTTCGGCTCCTGCGTATCGCAACAGAGGCTACCACGTTGGTCATCTTGAAGCGGCATCCAACAGGATGCCAGAACGATGAAGGCGAGGGTGCAGACCTGGAGCAAGCGTATACGCAGGGGCGTGGCCTGTCTGCTGGCATGCGGGCTGGTGCTGGCGGTTGCAGCGCAGCCCGTCGAGATCCGTTCCCTGGATCGGGCGCCCCAGGGCGAAGTGCTGGAAGTGGTAGCGCACTGGTCGCAGCCGCTGGCTGCTGCGCTTGACTCGGCCGGCGTGCAGACGC
The genomic region above belongs to Rhodothermus profundi and contains:
- the folD gene encoding bifunctional methylenetetrahydrofolate dehydrogenase/methenyltetrahydrofolate cyclohydrolase FolD translates to MAQIIDGRAIAAQVRAEVKAAVEAWVQAGHRPPYLAVILVGDNPASASYVRGKTRAAAEVGIASDTLHFDPSISEAALLAEIARLNADENVDGILVQLPLPDHINPSRVLNAIRPDKDVDGFHPVNAGRLLLGEPGFVPATPAGILELLRRSGIETTGKHAVVVGRSNIVGRPLAALLLHRGIDATVTVCHSRTRNLAALTRAADILVAAIGRPRYITADMVREGAVVIDVGINRVDDPGHPRGYRLVGDVDFEAVADKASWITPVPGGVGPMTIALLLRNTLHAAQRRYPYP